Sequence from the Mesorhizobium sp. PAMC28654 genome:
GAAAAGACGATGTCGGGCGGCATGTTGCCGTCCAGGGTCGCCGCGACCGAGTCCCACAGAGGCACGATCCGCGATTTGATGCCCATCAGTTCCAGGATGTCGGACAGCGAGCCGGCGACATCCGGCTCATCATCGATGATCAGTGCGTGGCGCAATCCGCTGGAGCGCGCCGGGCTGTCGCCGATGGCGGCGATGCCAGCGGAAATCGCCGGCAACTGGACGACGAAGCGAGCGCCTCTCGGCAGCACTTCCTCGAACCAGACCTTGCCATTGTGCCGCTCGATGATCGATTTCGAGATCGACAGTCCAATGCCCGTGCCGACACCGACCGGCTTGGTGGTGAAATAGGATTCGAAGATGCGGGAACGTATCGCCTCCGGCACGCCAGGGCCATTGTCCTCGACCGAAAATCCGGGATTGCCTTGTTCGCCGCGAAATGTCCGAACCTTGATCAGCCGGTCGCCGGCAATGCCGACGAGGGCATGCTGGCTGTTGATAAGGAAGTTGGCGGCTACCTGGGTGACATGGTCGGCATCGGCCATGGCCAGCAGCGGACCGGGAGCGAAATCGGTGTCGATGATGATGCCGCTTGATCGCGCGCCATAGGCAGTCACTTCTAGGGCGGCGCGGATCACCTGGTTGAGGTCGGTCTCGGCCTGCGCGGCCGGATGGAGACGGACCATCGAGAGGAAGCTCTTGACGATGCGGCCGCAACGTTCGGCGGCGGCGCGCACCTTCTCGGCGCGGACCTTGGTCTGCGGGTCGGCGGCGAATTCGTGCAGCAATGTCGATTGGGCGACCACGACGGCCAGCGGGTTGTTCAGTTCGTGTGATACGCCGGCAAGCAGCGACCCCATCGCCGCCATCTTCTCGTTCTGGTGCAGCTTTTCGCGCTGGCGATTGATTTCCTCCTCGGCGCGCAACTTGTCACGCAGGTCGCGGATGGAACCGAAGATCAGGCGGCGGTCAGCGACACGCATCTCCGTCGCGGTCAGTTCGATGGGGAAGACCTCACCGGCAGCATTTTGGGTGACGGTCTCGAGCCGCTGGCCGACCATTGGTGCTCCGCGGCCCGACATGTATTCGGCGCCCGACACATAGCCCTTGCGGTAGTATGCGGGAACGACGGTGTCGAGCAGGTCCTTGCCAAGGATGTCGCTGCGCTGATAGCCGAACATCTTCTCGGCGGCCGGGTTGAATTCGATGATCGAGCCGGTCTCGTCGATAACGATGATGGCGTCGAGCGAGGCCTGCAGCATGGTGCGGCGGATGACCTCGCTGGCGTGGGCATCCGAGGGCGATCGCTCGATGGCATCGCCGATGGCCAGCGCGATGATGTGGAGTGTCGCCTCTTCCTCGTCGGTCCATTCGCGCTCGTTGACGCAGTCGTTGACCGCCAGCGTACCCCACAGATGACCATGGGAGAAGACCGATACCGAAAGGAACGATTTGATGCTCTGCTTTTCGAAGTCGCGTCTCAGAAAGCCTTCGAGATTGCGCGTATGGCCGGCGAAGCTCTTGCCTTGCCGCTCATCTTCGGCCAACCGCTCCAGTAGCGGGTCTGAATTGATGATCGACTGCATGATGACCGTCGGCGAAGCCAATTCGCCGCCAAATTGCGGATCGATCCAGTAGGCATCGACCGACTGGGCGAATCCTTGGCCTGGCAGTTCGCGCAGGCGGAAGAGGATGCCGCGCTGGCATTCAAGTGCCGTGCAAAGCGTCGCAAGTATCGAGTCCATCTCGCGCAGCCAGTCACCGGCCTCCCGCAGACGTCGAACGACGCGAACGGCGGCCATCGCCGCGCCCTGGCGGGCGCCATGCATGTCCGTGCGTGTTGGGTCAGCGGTCATGGTCTGCCGTCATTCTGGCCCTGGTTGTTTCGCGCCGATCTACTTTTGTCCGAGCATGGTCTTTTCCGAACCAGCCCCCCATTTTCGGGATCGTCGTCTGAAGCGGTTCATCGTTTCACGGAAACGCCCATCTCTTTTGTTTGGCGCAATTCCGGACGGAAAACCGTTTCACACTTTTCCTGGAATTGCTCTAATTGCCTTCGCTGGTCGGCAGCGAGAAGATATAGCCTTCGCCGCGCACCGTGCGCAGAAATTTCGGATTGGCCGGGTCGGCCTCGATCTTTTTTCTCAGCCGCATGATGCGGATGTCGACAGCGCGAGAGGATTCCGGATCCTCCATGAAGCCGATTGCCTCGGAAATCGCCGCTCGCGTCAACAGCCGGTTGGCGCGCGTCAGGAAAACCTCCAGCACGTCGAACTCGCTCTTGGCCATGTCGACAACCGTACCGTTGGCGCCGGTGACAAGCCTGCCGTCGAGGTCGGCCTGGAAGGGGCCGAAGGCCAAGAAGCGACGACCCGTACCGGCTTCGATCTTGCTGGCTTGCGGTGCGGTCGGTTGTGGAACGCGGCGCAGGACGCTGCGCACCCTCGCCAGCACTTCGCGCAATTCATAAGGTTTGACGATGTAGTCGTCGGCGCCGAGTTCCAGCCCGACAATGCGGTCAAGCGCTGTTCCCGCAGCCGTCGCATAGATGATGCCGATCGGCAGTTTCGAGCGCATCCACCGGCCGAGCGACAGGCCGTCTTCACCGGGCATGGCGATGTCGAGGACGGCAAGGTGGAAGGACTGCTTCTCAAGCATGGCTCGCGCGGCGGGGGCGCTTTCCGCGGTGGCCACATCATAGCCATTGGCGGCAAGGTACTCGGCGACCGCATCCCTCAGATCGGGCTCGTCCTCGACGATGATAATTCGCGCCCGCACTATATTCTCGCCCCCGCTGTCAGCGGAAAGTAGATTGGGTATAAACATGATGTCCAGCGCTCATATCGGGTTGCCGAAGGGGACGATAGGAAAATGGCTGCTCGTTCTGTCATCGCGCTTGTCTGCGTTGCCGAAGTGATCGCGACCGATCTCGCCGATCATCTTGAACGGCGCGGCCATGATGTGCGCGAGGCACGGCAGCCATGGGAGGCGGAATCCCTGCTTTCGGGGAAGGGCATCGATATCGTTATTGTCGGCGACAGCCTCAGCCAGGCGGAGGGGCGAGATCTGCTCAGGCGTCATGGCGGCGAGGACGGACCGGACTTCATCCTGATCTGCCGCCCCGCCGATCTTGTCGACAAGGTGCTGGCGCTCGAACTGGGCGCCGCCGACGTCGTCGAGAGCCCGATCAATGTTAGGGAACTCGCGGCCCGCATTGGCGGCCTTCTCGGCCGACGCGGCAGGAATGCCGGGGAACTGATCGTGCTTGAGAATGCCACCGTCGACCTCAGGTCGGCCATGGTCATGCATCGTTCCGGCTCGGAAGAACAGCTTTCGCCCGGGCAGGTGGCCCTGCTCAGGCTGTTCCTCGCCAGCCCGCGCAAGGTGCTGACGCGCGACGACATCATCGCCGCCGCGCCGGCCGAAAATGCCGATGCCTTCGACCGCTCCATCGACTCGCGCATCGTGCGGCTGCGCCGCAAGCTCGACACCGAAACCATCACCACCATACGCGGTGCCGGTTACCGGTTCGATCCGCCGATGCAGTTCGCCGATTGACGGCAGGGCACGCACCCGGGGTTCTCAGCGCACCACGAGAAGCGAAGGGCCCGCTGGCAGGTCGCTGTCAACAGCGAGTTGGCCGGCATGGGCACGATCCTTGAGGAGCACGGTGGCGAGGCCGGCAAAGCCCAGCAGGCCTTGTGCATAGAGCAGCGCTGAAAGCACTGAAGCAGCAAATCTCGTTCTCATGGCAGTCGCTCCTCAAATTCACATATCGACCCGGCTTCTTCGAATATTCCTTCCCGAAAGTCCGGCGCCTCTAGCGCGCCCTCTCTCGGTTCATTGGAAGCCATGCAACCATGGGCGCATGGATCCCGATCCGACTACGCATCCTGCTCATCGAAGACCGACTCCGGTCCTCCGGCCGATGCATGCTTCAGGGTAACCCCCGAAGCGCCCGCGCCGCTGGCGGAGCCCCCCGTCGCGGCGCGGGCCTTCGGTCCTCTCGGCAGCAAGTTGCCGGAGGGGCCGCGCATTCCCATTAGCTCGAGGCCGACCCGCCAGAGGGCCTTGAGCCGGGTTATGCGCAGGCTGGATATGATCCAAACCGTGGCGATGTAGAAAATGGCGTGGAGTGTCGAGACCTCGCTTTGTGTCAACTCCGCGGGATGGCCGCCGACAATGCCGACGCCACCGATGACCGCCACTATGATGCTTGTCCCTGCAAGCCAGAACATCTCGTTCGATTTCATGGGTTTGGAGCCAATTGTTTCGTTGGGTCAAATTTGCCGGGCGCGTGTATCCGCATCATGCCGCCAAACCATCGCTTTGTTGCCAATTGGTTTCGCCATCTGGCAAATTTCTTTCATATCAGGTAAATTCTGCTTTCGTTTGAATAAAAGCAGACTTGTGGTTGCACTTGCTGGCAAAACAGCTGGGCAATGCCAAGTGACGCGGACTGTTTCGTTTGTTTTTCTTTAAGAGATTTGGAAACAAATTCGAAACAAAACAACCACCAATACGAAATTACCCCGAAACATCAGGTTGCGATAGACCGGCCACCGAATTGGAGCCGGTCGTGCCGGCAGATAGGGGACATCTTGCATAGATTCATTTCCGCCAGGCTCATCAACATCACCGCCGCCGCCCTTGCGGGCGCGGCTCTTTTCGTCGGCGGCGAGTGTGGCGCCCACGCGGCCAACAAGGTTGTGGCAGTTGTCTCGCTCTCGCAGCAGATCATGGAAGTTTCGGTCGACGGGCGCCCGACCTTCGCGTGGAAGGTCTCGACCGGCGACAGGACGCATGTCACGCCGACCGGCTCTTTCAAGCCGACCAGCATGCACGAGATGTGGTACTCGAAGAAGTACGACAACGCGCCGATGCCACATTCGGTCTTCTTCAGCGGCGGCTATGCGGTGCATGCGACCTATGCGGTCAAGCGTCTTGGCCAGCCGGCCTCGCATGGATGCGTTCGGTTGCATCCGGACAATGCCGCTGATTTCTACCAGCTCGTCGAGACTTTTGGCCCTGCCAACACCAGCATCCTGATCGTCAAGTGAGCGGTTGAAGAGCCTAACGGCGGCCACGGCCGCACAAGAAAAAGGCCGGGAATTCCCGGCCTTTTTGCTGTCTTGATCAGTCCGCCGGCACCGGCATCAGTTTCGGGTCCGGCTTTTCCGCATGACGCGGCAGGTCCTTGCTCGCGATGAAGGTATAGAACATCGGTACGACGAAGAGCGTGAACATGGTTCCGATCAGAATGCCGGTGAAGATCACCAGGCCCATCGAATAGCGCGCCGCGGCACCGGCACCGCTGGAGACGATCAGCGGCACCACGCCCAGCGCCATTGCCGCCGTCGTCATCAGGATCGGCCGCAGGCGAACCTTGGCCGAAGCGATGATGGCATCGCGCCTGCGCATGCCGTGCGCTTCCCGCTGCTGGTTGGCGAACTCCACCAGCAAGATGCCGTGCTTGGTGATCAGGCCGATCAGCGTGATCAGGCCGACCTGCGTGTAGATGTTGAGCGTTGCGGGTGGAATGCTGAAGTGCAACCCGCTGATCATGAAAATCATATTGAGATTCGGGATCATGTTGAGCGGCAACATCGCGCCGAAGATCGACAGCGGCACCGACATCATGATGATCAGCGGGTCGCGGAAGCTTTCGAATTGCGCCGCCAGCACCAGATAGATGACGACGACGGCCGCGGCAAAGGCGATCAGGATGGTGTTGCCCTGCTCCTTCTCCTGCCGCGACTGGCCGGAATAGTCGATGAAGAAGGTGTCGGGCAGGCTCTCCCGGGCGATATCCTCCAGTGCCTTCAGCCCATCGCCGGTCGTGACGCCGGGAAGCGGCAGCGCCGAAATCGTCGCCGAGTTAAGCTGGTTGAACTGCTCGATGGCGGCCGGCGACGCATTGGTGGAAATCTTCACCACCGCCGACAGCGGCACCATCTCGCCGGTGACGCTGCGCACGAAGTATTGGCCGAGCTTTTCGGGGTTGTCGCGGAACTCCTGCGGCACCTGCGGAATGATGTCGTAGCTGTTGGAGTCGCGGTCGAACTGCGCCACTTCGGCGCCGCCGACAAGCAGAGTGAGCGTGCGTCCGATATCGGCGATCGGCAGGTTGAGCGCGGCGGCGCGGTCGCGGTCGATGGTCACTGTCACCTGCGGTGCGTCATAGGCCATCGAATTCTGCACGACGATGAAGCGGCCGGAGGCTTGCGCCTTGTTCTTGATCTGCTCGGCCGCCTCGTAGACTTCCGAGGGATCGCCGGTCGAACGCACGATCATCGAGATGGGCAGGCCGCCGCCGGAGCCGGGCAGCGTCGGTGGCGCGAAGACGAAGGCCTGGACACCCGCCACGTTGGCGATACGTGCCGTGATATCGGCCTGCAGCTCCTTCGAGTTGCGCTTGCGCTCCGCCCAGTCCTTGAAGGCAAAGCCGACGAAGGCGCTGTTCGTCGTACCGCCGAAGGCGACGGCCGAGAACTGTGCCCGCGTCTCCGGAATGTCCTTAACAAGGCCGAGGATCTGGTTGACGTATGTCTCGGTGTAGTCGGATGTCGCATAGCGTGGAGCGGTCACGATCGACAGCAGAAAGCCCTGGTCTTCTTCCGGCGCCAATTCGCTTGAGGTCTTGGTGAACATGAAGCCGGTCACGCCGACAAGCGCCAGCACGATGATCAGTGTCACGGGGCGATAGTTCAGCGAACCGGTGACCGCCCTCTCGTAGACGTGCTCGATACGCGAGAAAACGCCGTCGACAATGCGCTGGAAACGACCGGGTTCCCCGGCCTTGAGCAGGCGGGCCGCCATCATCGGGGTGATGGTGATGGCGATGATACCCGACAGCACCACCGAGCCGGCGAGCGTCACCGCGAATTCGCGGAACAGCGCGCCGGTCAGGCCGCCGGTAAAGGCGAGCGGCGCGAACACGGCGGCCAGGGTCATCGTCATGGCGACGATGGCCGAGGCGATCTCGCGCATGCCGCTGAATGCCGCCTGCATCGGCGACATATGGTCTTCCTCCATGTGGCGGTGGATGTTTTCCACCACCACGATGGCATCGTCGACGACAAGGCCGATCGCCAGCACCATGGCCAGCAAGGACAAGAGGTTGATCGAGTATCCGACCGCAAACAGCAGGAAACAGACGCCGATCAGCGACAGCGGGATGGTCACGATCGGCATCAGCACCGAACGGAACGAGCCGAGGAAGAGCAGGATCACGACGACAACGATGGCGACCGCCTCGGCGATGGTCTTGAACACCTCTTCGATCGAGGCGCTGATCTGGCCGGTCGCGTCGTAGACGACCTCGATCGTCATGCCCTTGGGCAGCGTCTCCTGAATCTGCGGCACGAGCTTGGTGAGCGCGGCGGCCGTGGTCAGCGGGTTGGCGGCCGGGGTCGGGAAGATCGCGAGGAAGGTGCCTGGCTTGCCATTGAAGCTGACCCTGGTGTCGGTGTTCTCGGCCGCAAGCTCCACCCGCGCCACATCGCGCAGACGCACCACATTGCCGTCCGTCGAACGCAACGGCAGTGCCGCGAAGGCTTCCGGCGTCTGCAGTGTCGAGCGCACGGTGATCGACGACACGACATATTCGTTCTGGGTGTTGCCGGGCGCCGAGAGGAAGTTGGAATTGTTGATCGCTACCAGAACTTCCGATGCCGTCACGCCGCGCGCGGCAAGCTTGATCGGGTCGATCCAGACCCGCATTGAGTACTCTTGGGCGCCGAAGATCTGTACGTCGGCGACGCCCTCGACGGTCGACATGCGGGGCCGGATGACGCGCTCGATATACTCGGTCAGCTGCTCTTTCGTCATGTTCGGGTTCTGCATCGAGATGTACATCATCGCGAACTGCTGGCCGGTGCCCTTGACGATGACGGGGTCCTTTGCCGCATCCGGCAAGGTACCGCGCACGCCCTGGACCTTGGACAGGACTTCGGTCAGCGCGACGTCCGGATTGGAGCCGAGCTTCATCTGCACCGTCACGGTGCTGGAGGACGGGCGGCTCGACGAGGTGACGTAGTCTATGTTCTCGGTCGAGGCGACGGCGCGCGCGATCGGGCGGAAATGAAGCCCTGGATCAGGTCGGCGCTGGCGCCGGGATAGGCCGTCGTGATGGTGATCGCGGTTTCGTCGACCTTCGGATACTGCCGGATCGACAGGTTGAAGATGCCCTGGAACCCGAGCAGCAGAATCATGCAGGCGAGCACGGTCGACAAGACCGGGCGGCGGATGAAGATGTCGGAAAAACTCATTGCTCGGTAGCCTGCTTATTCGCCGACTTGGTCGGATCGATCGTGTTGTCGACGGCAACGGACATGCCGTTGAAAAGCCGGTTCTGACCAGCGGTGACAACTTCATCGCCAGGCGCAAGGCCTTGCAGGATCTCCACCATGCCCTCATTGCGACGGCCGGGCTTCACGAACACCTGTGACAGGACGAGCGCGGGTTTCGCGTCAGCCGGCTTGGCTGGATCGGCGGACGCCTGATCCGCCGGCTTGGCCGCGGCAGCGTCGCTCGCGGGCTTCGTGGCATCAGCCGCGGGCTTGGCCGGATCGGCCGCCGGTTTCGCGGCATCAGCCACAGACTTGTCGGCCGATGGAGCCGGGAGCTTTTCGTCAGGCTTCGCCGCCGGAGCCGCTTCTGCCACCTTGGCCGGATGCACCACGAATATGAAGTCGCCATACAGGCTGGAGGTCAGCGCTGTCTGCGGCAGCGCCAGCACGTTGTTTTCCTGGGGCAGTACGACGCGTACCTGCACGAACTGGCCGGGCGTCAGCTTGCCTTCGGTGTTGTCTACCTCCGCCCTGACCGTCACCAGGCGGCTTGACGGATCGATCTTCGGGTTGATGCCGCGAATAGTGCCGGCATAGGGCATGTCGGAACCACCGATGCCCAGTTTGACCGTCTGTCCGATCTTGAGCAGGGGAAGGTCCTGTTCGGGAATGGAGAAATCAACCCGCATCGTGTCGAGGTCCTGTAGCGTCACGACAGAGGTGCCGGGCGCCAGATATTGGCCTAGATCGATCTTTGGAATGCCGACCGTGCCCGCGAAAGGCGCCGTCAGCTGCTTCTGGTCGAGCACCGCCTGGAGTTTATTCACCTGCGAAGCGGACGCAGAAGCGGTTGCCCGCGCCGTGTCAAGCGTCACATCCGAGCCGACGCCTCGCCTTTGCAGTTCAATGGCGCGGGCAAGTGACGTCTGGTCCAGAGCCGCCTGCGCCTTCGTCGCTTCGAGATCCGCGCGCTCGACGGCATCGTCCAATTGGAGGAGCACCCCGTTGGCCGCGACCTTCTGGTTGGCGTGGAAGAGGATGTCCTTGACGATGCCGGTGGTCTCGACGGTCAGTTCGACGCCCCGCACGGCATTGGCGGTGCCGATTGCTTCTACGCCAGGCGTCCAGCTTGATGGCTTGACGATGGTGGTCGACACGGTGGCCGCCGGCGGCTTCATCGTGGCGAAGAACTGCTTGGTGCCGTAGTCGCGCATGAAGTTGATGCCGACGATACCGCCGACCACCACCACAAGCACGAGCAAAACCATGGCAATGATAAATATGCGGAATATGCGCATGAAGAAGAAAGTCCCCTCAATCGATCCCGGCACAAAGCGCGGGCGATGGGACACATATTCAAGCATGGTCCCGATTTCAAATGATGGCGGCCTTACTGTACCGTCTGGACGGTCTTGTCAATTGGGCCTAAGCTTGCGATGGGAGGCGCCATGAAAAGCCAACGACCAAATTCGCGCGAGAAAATTCTCGCCGCGGCAGCCGATGTCGCCCGGGAAACCGGCCCCGGAAGCCTGTCTCTGGAAGCGGTCGCCAGCCGTGCCGGCGTGTCGAAGGGGGGGCTGTTGTATAATTTCCCCACCAAGGCGAAATTGATGCAAGGGCTGGTCGAGGACTATCTGCGCGAGTTTGAGCAAGCGCTGGAAGCTGCCCGGACAAACGACGTCAGCGGCGAAAGCCCGCTTGCCGCCTATATCAGGCTCTCGGCCAACGATTGCGAGGATACGCAACCTTCAGCCTCATGGATCTTTTCGGCGATCGCCGAGGATCCTGACTTCCTGGCGCCGATAAAATCGTTCAAGCAGCAGCTTTTCCAGCGGTTGAAGGCAGAAACGCCGAGCCTCAAGGCACTGCTGATCTGCTTCATAGCCATCGAGGGGCTGCGCAGCATGAACCTCTTCGATGCGGACGTCCTTTCGCAGAACGAGCGCCAGTTGCTGGTTTCGTCCCTGCTGGAGATCGCCAAATAGGCGTTTCTGGGCGCGACACCGGAATCAGAGCCAACGCGGGCGATACGGCAGGAGCCATTCAGCCGGCGGCACGTTCTATATCCCGGCGCAGAACGATCGCCGTTGTCAGGTCCTCGACACCGCCATGGCTGGCGATGGTGTCGCGTAGCGTGTTCAGCCGATCGATCGAGGGCACCTCGACTTCGACGATGAGATCGAGCTGGCCGCTGACGGATGACACCCGCCGTACCTCCGGAAAACGCGCCAACTGATCGAGGATGCCGATCGACGGCGTGCGCACCAGCGTTACGAACAGAAAGGCGACGACCATCCCCTTGTCCATCTGGCCGATATCGGCCCGATAGCCACGGATGACGCCGCTCTTCTCCAGTGCCGCCACCCGTTCGCTGGTTGCACTGCGCGACAGGCCGATGCGCCCCGCGAGCGTCTTCAGCGGAATACGGGCTTCCTTCGACAGGATGCCGAGAATGTCCCGGTCCTTGGCGTCCAGTTCCCTCATCGCGGCATGCTCCCAGTGGTTCCGTTAAAGTGCCGGTCAATGCATTCATTGTGACGGCGCAACCGACGCTTTGCCGGATGCCCGTTTTAGGCCCATGCCAAGCTTGCGTGAAAGCAAATCCGGATTCCGCATGACCGACGTCTCCCATCCAGCGCCGCAATTCTCAGCCAACGAGGCCGTCGAGCTTGCCGCCGGGCATTTCGGCATTGCCGGCAGCGTCACTCCGCTCGACAGCGAGCGCGACCAGAATTTCAAGCTGACCGCCCCTGACAAGTCGCTCTGGATCCTCAAGATCGTCAATGCCAGCGAGCCGGCCAGCGAGAGCGAATTCCAGACAGCGCTGCTCGATCATCTCGAGCGCAATAGCCCGGATCTCGCCGTGCCGCGCCTCAGGAAGACGGTGCGGGGCACGCCGCTCGCCCATGTCACCGGCGCCGGCGGGGAAAGCCATGTCCTGCGCCTGGTGTCCTGGCTTCCAGGCCAGCCGCTCGCCCAATGCCAGTCGACGCCGGACCTCCTCGGAAGCCTCGGCGGCGCGCTTGGCCGGCTCGACCATGCCTTGCAAGGGTTCATCCATCCCGGCGCGCTACGCACTTTCGACTGGGACATCCGCCGGGCGGGTGCGGGGCGCGAGCGCCTCCGTCATATCACCGACAAGCAGGACCGCTTGCTCCTGGCTGGGTTTCTCGATCATTTCGATGCCGAGGTGGCGCCTCGGCTGCCTGCGTTGCGGGCGCAGGTGATCCACAATGACGCCAATGACTGGAATGTGCTGGTCGATCCGGCGGCGCCGGGGCGTGTCGCCGGACTGATCGATTTCGGCGATGCCTTGTACAGCGTGCTGATCGCCGAGGTTGCCGTTGCATGCGCCTATGCCATCCTCGATGCCGAGGATCCGATCAGTGACGCGGCCCGTCTGGTTGCCGGGTTCCACGCTGAATATCCATTGCGCGAGGCGGAGGTGGACCTTCTCTTCGACCTCATCGCCATGCGGCTCGTGACCTCCGTGACGCTCTCGGCCGCCCGCAAGGAGCGGACCGCCGACAATCCATATCTGGCCATCAGCGAGGCGCCAGCCTGGCGGCTGCTGCGGCGCATGAGCCAGATGAACCGCCGGTTCGCGACGGCGATCCTGCGCCATGCCTGCGGCTTCGATGCCGCTCCAGGCGCGAGCGCCGTGACCCGCTGGATCGCTGCAAACCGCAAGAAACTGACTGGGATACTGGACAGGCATCCGGCGACGCTCGCCAAGGCGATCGTGCCTTACGGGGACCCACATCATCCCATGACGGTGACGTCGGCCGTACGGGAGCCGGACAAGGCGACCGCGTGGTGGGACAATTATTGCGCCGAAAATGGCATTGCGCTGGGCATCGGCCCGTGGGGCGAGGAGCGCACGGTCTATACCAGCGACATCTTTCGGTCCCGCTTCGTCGAAGGCACCCGCCGCGCCCACCATCTTGGCCTCGACCTGTTCATGCCGGCGGGCACGAAACTTTACACGCCGCTCTCGGCGACGGTGAAAAGCGTCGAGATTGAAGAAGACCCACTCGGCTATGGCTGCCTCGTTGCCCTGCGCCACGAGCCCGAGGGCTGCCCGGCTTTCGTCACTCTGTGGGGGCATCTCGCGCACGAGGCGGCCGCTCGGCTGAAGCCCGGCGACCGCCTGGAAGCAGGAGCACTCGTCGGCGAGATGGGCAGGGCGACGGAAAATGGCGGCTGGGCGCCGCATCTGCATTTCCAGATATCGACCGATGCAAGTCTCGCCGCGCGCGATATACTCGGCGTTGGCGAAGCCCGCTATCTCGCCGTGTGGAGGGAGCTGTTTCCGGATGCCGCCGAACTCGCCGGCATTCCGCCCGAAACGTTTCACCAAACGGGCCGGACCCGCCCGGAGATCGTTGCCGCGCGCAAGGCGTCGCTGCTGCCCA
This genomic interval carries:
- a CDS encoding aminotransferase class III-fold pyridoxal phosphate-dependent enzyme; its protein translation is MTDVSHPAPQFSANEAVELAAGHFGIAGSVTPLDSERDQNFKLTAPDKSLWILKIVNASEPASESEFQTALLDHLERNSPDLAVPRLRKTVRGTPLAHVTGAGGESHVLRLVSWLPGQPLAQCQSTPDLLGSLGGALGRLDHALQGFIHPGALRTFDWDIRRAGAGRERLRHITDKQDRLLLAGFLDHFDAEVAPRLPALRAQVIHNDANDWNVLVDPAAPGRVAGLIDFGDALYSVLIAEVAVACAYAILDAEDPISDAARLVAGFHAEYPLREAEVDLLFDLIAMRLVTSVTLSAARKERTADNPYLAISEAPAWRLLRRMSQMNRRFATAILRHACGFDAAPGASAVTRWIAANRKKLTGILDRHPATLAKAIVPYGDPHHPMTVTSAVREPDKATAWWDNYCAENGIALGIGPWGEERTVYTSDIFRSRFVEGTRRAHHLGLDLFMPAGTKLYTPLSATVKSVEIEEDPLGYGCLVALRHEPEGCPAFVTLWGHLAHEAAARLKPGDRLEAGALVGEMGRATENGGWAPHLHFQISTDASLAARDILGVGEARYLAVWRELFPDAAELAGIPPETFHQTGRTRPEIVAARKASLLPNLSISYSEPIKFVRGEGAWLIDDRGRAYLDCFNNVCHLGHAHSDVVEAIARQAAKLNTNTRYLHDAIVTYAERLTATLPAGLSVASFACSGSEANSLMLRMARNHTGRSEAIVLDWAYHGTTQELIDLSPYKYKRKGGKGRPADVFEAVIPDSYRAPDEWPLAEHAKRFAESVAEQIADMAKQGRAPGLFLAESIPSVAGQVFLPDGYLREAYAMVRAAGGICAADEVQVGFGRVGSHWWAFETQGVTPDIVTMGKPIGNGHPMAALVTTQEIAASFNNGMEYFNTFGGNPVSCAAGLAVLDVIERDGLRQNAAEIGDYLVTRFRQLQVRYDIIGDVRGKGLFLGIELVEDRKSKAPATALARRINDGVRARGVLIGTEGPHDNVLKMRPPMIFSRANADHLVGVLDETFASVLAERV